The window aaattaCGTTATTAAATCTGTTGATTTCACCATGCTCtataaatttttcaatatacAGCCAAAGAACATGCAGgctccaaaatcaaaataaaaatttacatttaatacTATCAAAAATTAACATGCCTTACCTGCgccataattatattaattaggtctttcactttcacacagatttaaaaaattatgagtcTTCTCTTCATTCTAAAATCATGCACTACCCATGCTCCATATTCTTGGTTCtttgtttacttttttatgCTTCAATTTGCATTTTGTTCACATTCAATTTACATACATATGTTCCTATTCTGTTGACAGATCAAGTCAGCTACAATGCCTTTACGTTGAAGAGTGTTATACAGCAGAAATTGATGTAACTGATGTGGTAAAAAGACTTCCACTATTGGAAGAGTTGCATCTTATCATGGATCCAATGCTCAGTCCCAAAGATTTTGAAACTATTAGTATCTCTTGCCCCATGTTGAAATCATTCACATATTTCAACAAGTGGAGAGGTTATCCACAATTTACTGAGCATGCTGTAGCTATTGGAAAAAACATGCCTAACCTGCGCCATCTCCGACTTTTTTCACACAAGATTGAAAATAAGGGACTGGAAGCGATTCTCGATGGCTGCACCGGCCTAGAAACACTTCATCTTCGGGAATGCTCCGGTCTTGATCTACAAGGGAGTCTAGGCAAAAGATGTTATGACCAAATAAAagattttatactccattctGAGTCTTGTCAATCTGAACATGATTCTGAGTCTTCTCATGAATCTGAAGGTGATTATGCGGATTCTGATTGGGATGATGACGATGATTCATCAAATGATAACTTATCGCAAGGAAACTTCTATGATAGTGGTTATGAATATGATCTAGCTGATTTTGTTAagattcaagattttgatggttATTACTAGATGTCTTGAAATGCTAAGATTTTGTTGCTTCACTTTTATGTTAGGTTGGTGGAGGATGATGCTCCTTTGTTTTTTCAAATGAGAATGGCACCACatttggattttgtttttcctGCTATTTACATCTCATTGTTAGTTTGTTACTCATATTTGGAGCTTGTTTTTTCAGCTATTTGCATCTCATTGTTAAATTAAGAATTGACATTGTTATcccttttaatatttttaaaattttagtataatttacTTGGCATTATTTTAAGAATCCAGCCGTGTGGTGtcattgattatttgattttgattttgatcgTCGAGGCAACAAATTTGAGAACATTTTCCGTCGCACAGTGGATTGCTAAACTATTGAGTGGATTGGCCTAATCTTAAGGCACAGTGGATAAAGGAACGTTGCCAATTTGCAAGAATATGTTAGGAGTACAGTATACTAGTATCTAATATAGATGGATCAATATAATGATATGTTAATGAGAAGCGACAATAGGAAAAAACAATACTAAGATTTTATGTGGAAAACTCTCTTAAACGTGAAGAGATATGCACTATCACCAAGGTGagaatacaataaaaaagtttACAATGATATCTTATACAGAAATTAttagtacaatttttattttctaggtcCTTGAGTAGTAATTAGACCTTTCACTttcaaatagtaaaaatggCATCTTATGAGTCGATCTCTTCATTctagaatcaatattaattaatcttgtAGTTGTTGAGTAAGGGAGCAAAATCGGAATCGAGCGAGCTGATGATCCAATGCGAACCTCCAATTCCCACTGTGGCTGCCTCTTCATCATCCTTAGCCGCGCCTGTGCCTACGCCTCCACCATCCCTGCCATGGTTCGAGCTGCCCGAGGATTTGAAGGCAAATATCTGAAAAGGTTGAATGTGGAAGAGATTCTGGAGATTGCGCAGCCAGTGTGTACTACATGGTGGAGAGTCTGCATGAATCCCGCCATGTGGCACGTTATTCGATTTCATAGTTCTCGTTGCACTAGACACNNNNNNNNNNNNNNNNNNNNNNNNNNNNNNNNNNNNNNNNNNNNNNNNNNNNNNNNNNNNNNNNNNNNNNNNNNNNNNNNNNNNNNNNNNNNNNNNNNNNGGCAGCGCGAACGGGTCCCACGAGGTCCAATCGGCAGATCCTACCCAGGCCAATCCTGAACTCGTCCACCTCGTGCAcatgcagcagcagcagagCATGATAGAGACCACTGAAAAGTTGCGGGGTCGACTGACCCCTATACAGGGAGATGTTGAAGGGGGTTATCGACAGTATGAGGTGCGATTTGGATCTCCCACCCCTGCTCGAGAGTGATACCGAGACTGGCCAAGGGGACGAGGAGGAGTGAGTCGGGGGGCCGCGTGTGTCGAAGCTTTGggatgtatttttttttatgaactatgtatttttttatttaattatgtatattttttttctgaaataaaACGGTTGCATTTTTctcgtattcgtgtcgaaattttaattccgtaaattgcatatttgtgaattagcgaatttttattattgttctCGTCTGTCGGGATGTCCTTGGAGATGTCCGCTATTTTGTAGTGGGATGCCCTTGTGACGCGGTAGTGCCTTGGGATGTCCTTATGATGTGACATAAGGTGTTTTTGGAGTGTCCGTCGGAGAATCCGTCCCTATTGTGAATGTTCTAAGAGAAGTAGGCAATATACACGTGCTTGTTTACTTGTTTCATCATTATCATCATGCTCGCGCTCTtgtaaattaatactcctaccaGTAATCAATGACTACTCCCCCGCATTAAGTACAATACATAACAATTGGTAACATAATATCTTCCCATATTGCTCTCCCATAACAATTGGTAACACAATGTAATCTCTCAGAGATCGTTGTTGAttctattaaaatttaagCATGTATGATGGCATTATGCTTGTTATCTTATCTTATTGAATTTTGATGTTTAGTACATCGGTATCTCTGGTTATATTTCCACGTAACGTTTCCTTCTCCCTAGACAGACTACTCCCtgtgtttttcaaaaatagtactcccttcatcccaagAAAGTTTAgtcgtatttttttttagtccgtcccaataaaattgagtcatttctttttttaacaaaagacaaaacatctaatcacttttactttattccatcatttattttactctcttatatttcctactttttttcatatctcttatttatttaatataaattcttaatcttcgtgcccaaaagttttgtatcaACTTTGGAgtaactatttatattttgggtcgttccttaaaaatataaactttagaatctttctattttaggataTGGACATTTTAGGATATGGACgctcacaatccactaactccactttcactatttttttctcttcctctctcttattttttttttctcccttCTTTTACCAAttcttttcacttactttaccaactgtgcattaaaactcgtgtcatttcaaacacttcaattttttgaatacGAAGAGAGTATGATTTATTGTCcataagaaaatattgaattatgtTTCCTCGaatgtgttaaaaataaatttagtaactatttataaaaatattggtAATGAACCAAAGAAATATCGAAATCGTTGCGCATTAAccctaaaatttgaaattgtcGAAAAGGAAGTACGAATTCGGCATGTCGAAGGCGCCGGATTCCTCCGCCacacctccgccgccgcctccatGGATCGAACTGCCGGAGGAATTGACGGCGAATATCCTGCAAAGGTTGCACGCTGAAGAGAGACTGGGGATCGCGCAGCTAGTGTGCAGTACATGGTGGAGAGTCTGCAAAAATCCCGCCATGTGGCGCGTTATTGATTTGGACTTACGACGTTGCGAGGGCGTAGTACTATTTGACTCCATTTGCTGCGGCGCTGTGGATCGTAGCCAGGGACAGTTGATCGAGCTCAAGGTTATCAATATCGATGATTATTTTGGGTTTCTATACTACGCCGCCAAGCGGTATAATTCCTTCCTTTGCTACGCTTGATTCTCTGCTCTATGTATGTGCTTTCAATTTTTgtgctttaattttgatttgcaGAATTTCTTGgagattaattttgtatagTGATTAGTTGAAATCAGCTTTGAGAAATTGCCAAGTGCTTGAATTAACTTTGGCAGGTTAGAACATGGTTATAGTAGGGATTGTATCATACAGTCTTGTAGAGAGAGCTTAAAAAGTGTTGCTaaacattgaaatttttgtgcatagttttcattttcatgttGTGAGGCAATGGATCTAGTTAATGCTTCTTATTCATATGTTAACAAGATGGGAAATGTGTAATTCGCTTTTTGCTATGTCTTCTGCCTCATCTATTCTCATTATTTATTCTTGTCATTTATACATGGAGATGGGTTGGAGGTGGAGATTGAGAAAAGCTTTATAAATTGTACTACTGGCTCAGCATTGTTTATGTGAACTATTAAGCTTGTATGATGAGACTATGctgattttaaaataagtactccTGAGTGTGTATACAATACAGATGCTTCTTTAACATTATGGATTTCAATTTGTTATTTGAACGTTTTGCTCCGAGTGTTACTGCTGTTGCCTGTTTGTACAACCTAAATATTCCTGGTGTGGTGGTTCTTGCTTTTAGAACCTCTATTTTGTGGTTTTCCAGTTCTTTCTTTACCAAGAATCACTGATATGGTCTTATGTTCTTCTCTTTTGACAGATCAAGTCAGCTTCGATGCCTTACACTCGCAGGGTATGAGCAATTGGAAACTGATTTGACTCGTATAATTGAAAAACTCCCACAACTGGAAGAGTTGCACCTTATCAGGATGCCATCACTCACTCATAAACAATTTGCAACCATTGGAAACTCTTGCCCCATGTTGAAATCACTTACATATAACCAACATTGGTACATGCCTTCATTATCTGCAGATGATGAGGATTGCCCAGATGTAGATTTCTGCACTATGCATGCTATTGCAATTGGAAAAAGCATGCCTAATCTGCGCCATCTCAGACTTTGGGAACTGTATATGAGGAACAAGGGAGTGGAAGCGATTCTCGATGGCTGCCCCCACCTTGAATCACTCGATCTTCGAAAATGCTCTGTTGATCTAGACGAAGCTCTGTTTAACAGATGTATTGAGCAAATAAAAGATCTCATACTCCCTACTGACGGTAACACTAGTGATCCTGATTTGCTTGAAGATCCTGGATATGAAAGTGAGGATGTCATTACGACATCGAATTTGGCAGATTTCTGTAGGCCTGGTTGGTCTGATGACGGCttcgatgatgatgatggttgTGGGGGATTTGCTGGTTCTTACAATTTCAAACCTTATTAGATGATGGTTGTGGGGGATTTTTGGCTTAAATCTATATGGACAAATACCACTCTTAACATTTTAGTAGGCATTCGTGTTGCTAGTTGATTTCAAGTTGTAAGGCAGCATTTTGGAGGTTTCATTATATCTCccctttttgtttgtttatctCAATGGATTCTTTTGCTTGGTCTATCTACGAGAGGCTCTAGGCAAAAGATGTTTTGAGCAAATAGAGTATATGTGGCTCCATTCTGTTTCTATCAGCTTTATGGACTGGCTTATGAAACCATCTGAATGGCAAAGTAACTATGATATTGATTCTGATTATGATAGTGATTCTGAGTCTGGTAGTGTTTCtgaatatgattattattaacattagGATTATTGTGAAGATTTTGATggttattagtactatttctAGTCTTGAAAATACCCTGAGATATCTTCACTCTTTTTGCTAGGTTGGTGGGCTATGATGCTACTTTGTTTATTCAAATGGTTTATTTGGCAGCATATTTAGAGCCTCATTCTATTCTATCTATTTCTTCTCCTTCCCCATGTTGAAATCATTTACATGTAATGAACATTGCTATGAGAAAAGCATGCCTAAGAGTAGAGTTCTCTCTTACAACTATTTCAACAATTAGGAATTTAAGAGTTGTATAGTTACTTATAACAAAAACtgaattaattcaagtttGGTTATGATGaatcaaaaaggaaaagttaTTGGGCCTGATGTAGCCTAGCTTTCCCAATGCTTCAATCATACAATGACACAATCTCTTTTAGGATAAtgcaaacaatttttttttcaataccATCCTCTTACTCAACTACTATTTCctacaaattattttctccttgCTTTTAGCTTTCTGcattcacaaaatataatatactctctctgtcccacataatttgggacactttgacccgtcacgggttttaagaaatctaatgaaaagtgagttgaaaaggttggtgggatgtgggtcctacttttaaagtattagttttataataaaatgtgagtcagaatgagttagtggaatatgaggtccactactaaaaatgtaaaaaatgaagtgtgtcaaattatgtgggatggtccaaaatggagtactaggtcaaattattagggacggagggagtattaacttcaattatgtatgatgcatccatttaaaatatgctatgaaaattttaaaattatgtacaATAACAAACTCAAAATCTCCACCAATTATGCCACatacttttagttttttatttatcctaAAACATTCAATTCCAATGTTAaacatgtttttcattttaaacaatttaaattaagaaaataaaaagaaaagattatTGGGTAAAATGTGATTTGACAAGAACAAAAACAAGAGCTAGTTTTAAAGTGGTTTTAGCAGTcaagctctctctctctttcttcttctctttttcattCACTTTACTCATCAGCAAATGTAGAAATCAGAGCCCTTGATTGCCCCATAAATTCAAAGGTTTGGATTTTCCCATTTGCAATTATTGACATCAACTGTATTCTTGCTATATTCGTATGCGAAgttgtttataaatttatttactgCTGTGATCTGAAATTTTCCGAAATTTTAggcttttttttctctttttgttgGAAGAAGGGCTTTGGATATTGTTCGTTTCTTCTGCGACATGAGCAGAGAAAAAGAGGCGCCGGAGCCTCTGGATTTCTTTATTTGGACTGTTGAGGTAATTCTTCAATTTGGTTTgttgtttttctcttttggattttttttcctatttgtTTGTGATTCTCTTCTTTGGATCTTGGGCTTTCTTGCTaaagttcttattttttcaatgaTTTTGTTTAAGTTATGTGTAACTGTTGGTGAATTTCTGCTATTTGGTTATTGTGAAGGAGGTTTTGTGATAATTCAGAGTTTTTTGAgtgtgtaatttaattttagtaagaGTGTTAGTATTTTGATTCTTGCTTCTGCCTTATTTGAGAAATTGGGTTTGAATGCCAGTGATTGAATGAGCCCCCAAATAACCAATTGATTTTGGGCTAATTTGTGAGCTGATTGTGAGCCCTCCTCTGTTAGTTGTTTCAGTAAGGCACTTTTGGGAAATTGAGTGTTCAATTGGGGGTGTTGGATATCAGTATGTTACTCGGGTGTGAAGGCCGTGTCTGCTTGAAATATGGGATCTTGGATACTTAGACACCAGCCTTATGAGAAAATGACTCGGCGAAACGAGCCTCTATGGAAATACAATTCAGATTATGAATGGATTTGTCATATTCCTTTTGCAGCAATGAAATTGGTAATTTTTGAAATCATGCGAAAagagtagtgttagtggaatctCGAATGAGGTGGATGCAGCAAGAAGCTGATCACGTCTACTCTCCCCTGTTCAGGGATACTTGCCTTGTAGATAGGTTTTGCTGGTTACTGGTTACTGATCTGATATGTGTAGCCCAACATAGATAAATTTATGCATGCTTTTACGACATGCAATTAGGAATTCATGTGTATGTGCATTATGCCTGGCAGTGTGGCCCTAGATGCATGTTAGTCATTTCAGTTGTCATGGAAGTGGCGTGGAGCTACACACAGTCAGTGATACCGTGCTTTCTCTTTGGATTTTTCTATCTACCGCCATTGTATCATGTTATGCGTGCTTTGTCATTATCTTGTTGCATTGGCACgtaaataaatgttttgagGCCCTTTTTGATTCCTAATCTAGGTTTTTGCATCAACATTAGGCCCTCAAAAACTAAAGTATGTTTGTTTTTACACAGCTTGGAGTAAAGACAAGTAGACAACTAGGTTTTCTTTCTTGTAGTTTTCCTTTGGATTGAAGGACTGAAACTATTATACTAACAAATATCTGAAtgagtaaatttttaaaatgatcatATCCATTACTATGAATTTGACTTATTTTGTGCTATTGGTGGATTAAAACCCCCCTTTATATTGATTCATCTGAAACCTTTCCTCTTTCCTTTATCAAATCCATTAATACCACGTTAAAGCCTTTAACTGTTCAGCTTTTAGCACATGACTACACTTTTCAAACCTTTCCAACTTGTTTCTAACTACAAAAGTCATAAAACCGgcattactaattaatatacttTGCTAAGCATGTATCTTTTGGTGGAgtcaaatgagaaaaaaaaaaaaaaaaaaaaaaaaaaaagaagtggGGAATTGAAGTATTGTTGAATAAAGCAGATTTTCAATTTGTATGACTCTGCTTTGTAGGATGTTGGCCTGTGGTTGGAAGAAATAAATCTTGGTAACTAtcgtgaaatattcaaagaaaatgGGGTGAATGGAGAGTATTTGGAAGGGATGTCAATGTTTACAACTGAACAGATCCTCCGGTTCATACGGAAGTGCCACATGAAATGGGGGGATTTTAT is drawn from Salvia hispanica cultivar TCC Black 2014 chromosome 6, UniMelb_Shisp_WGS_1.0, whole genome shotgun sequence and contains these coding sequences:
- the LOC125195470 gene encoding putative F-box/LRR-repeat protein 23; the protein is MESLINKKLKMFASSSSYAPPSPPWTELPDDLTMNILQRLRIEDMMRAQLVCSTWWRICKNSSLWRVIDLDCQQWGSEEFDDICRFAVDRSQGQLVDLSVTSFAGVYRFLNYASKRSSQLQCLYVEECYTAEIDVTDVVKRLPLLEELHLIMDPMLSPKDFETISISCPMLKSFTYFNKWRGYPQFTEHAVAIGKNMPNLRHLRLFSHKIENKGLEAILDGCTGLETLHLRECSGLDLQGSLGKRCYDQIKDFILHSESCQSEHDSESSHESEGDYADSDWDDDDDSSNDNLSQGNFYDSGYEYDLADFVKIQDFDGYY
- the LOC125196948 gene encoding putative F-box/LRR-repeat protein 23: MSKAPDSSATPPPPPPWIELPEELTANILQRLHAEERLGIAQLVCSTWWRVCKNPAMWRVIDLDLRRCEGVVLFDSICCGAVDRSQGQLIELKVINIDDYFGFLYYAAKRSSQLRCLTLAGYEQLETDLTRIIEKLPQLEELHLIRMPSLTHKQFATIGNSCPMLKSLTYNQHWYMPSLSADDEDCPDVDFCTMHAIAIGKSMPNLRHLRLWELYMRNKGVEAILDGCPHLESLDLRKCSVDLDEALFNRCIEQIKDLILPTDGNTSDPDLLEDPGYESEDVITTSNLADFCRPGWSDDGFDDDDGCGGFAGSYNFKPY
- the LOC125192497 gene encoding uncharacterized protein LOC125192497 — encoded protein: MSREKEAPEPLDFFIWTVEDVGLWLEEINLGNYREIFKENGVNGEYLEGMSMFTTEQILRFIRKCHMKWGDFITLCKELRRIKVACLKGEQKVRRPWWAPACLSVVFVKAAKRNRQSRVVSLKLEP